A genomic stretch from Limanda limanda chromosome 11, fLimLim1.1, whole genome shotgun sequence includes:
- the LOC133014229 gene encoding LOW QUALITY PROTEIN: alpha-enolase-like (The sequence of the model RefSeq protein was modified relative to this genomic sequence to represent the inferred CDS: substituted 2 bases at 2 genomic stop codons): MSIVKIHAREIFDSRGNPTVEVDLYTDKGLFRAAVPSGASTGIYEALELRDNDKCRYLGKGVSKAVENINSALAPALVCQYVSVVEQEKIDQMMIEMDGTDNKSKFGANAILGVSLAVCKAGAAEKGVPLYRHIADLAGNPXVILPVPAFNVINGGSHAGNKLAMQEFMILPIVASTFKEAMRIGVEVYHNLKNVIKKKYGQDATNVGDEGGFAPNILEIKEALELVKEAIAIAGYTDEVVIGMDVAASEFYREGKYDLDFKSPDDPNRYITPDELADLYKSFVKDYPVVSIEDPFDQDDWAAWTNFTGSMDIQVVGDDLTVTNPSRISKAMESCNCLLLKVNQIGTVTESMKACKMAQESGWGVMVSHRSGETEDTFIADLVVGLCTGQIKTGAPCRSERLAKYNQILRIEEEXGDKAQFTGKNFRKPL; encoded by the coding sequence ATGTCTATTGTCAAGATCCACGCTCGAGAGATCTTTGATTCTCGTGGAAACCCAACTGTGGAGGTCGACCTTTACACTGACAAAGGCTTGTTTAGGGCGGCTGTACCAAGTGGAGCATCAACTGGAATCTACGAAGCCTTGGAGCTCCGGGACAATGACAAGTGTCGCTACCTTGGGAAAGGCGTCTCAAAGGCTGTAGAAAACATAAACTCAGCCCTTGCACCTGCACTTGTCTGTCAATATGTATCTGTGGTTGAGCAGGAGAAAATTGACCAGATGATGATTGAAATGGACGGAACAGATAACAAATCCAAGTTTGGAGCAAATGCGATCCTGGGTGTGTCTCTGGCTGTTTGCAAAGCTGGTGCAGCAGAGAAAGGAGTCCCCCTGTATCGTCACATTGCTGACCTCGCAGGAAACCCTTAGGTTATCCTACCTGTGCCGGCCTTTAATGTGATCAACGGCGGCTCTCATGCAGGAAACAAGCTCGCAATGCAGGAATTCATGATCCTGCCCATTGTTGCGAGCACCTTCAAAGAAGCCATGCGCATTGGAGTCGAGGTCTACCACAATCTCAAAAACGTCATCAAGAAGAAATATGGACAGGATGCCACCAATGTAGGAGATGAAGGTGGTTTTGCCCCAAACATCTTGGAAATCAAGGAAGCGCTGGAGTTGGTGAAAGAGGCCATTGCCATAGCAGGATACACAGATGAGGTTGTGATTGGTATGGATGTGGCAGCATCTGAATTCTACCGTGAGGGAAAATACGACCTGGACTTCAAGTCTCCTGATGACCCAAACCGTTACATCACTCCTGACGAGCTGGCTGATCTCTACAAGAGCTTTGTGAAGGATTATCCAGTGGTTTCCATTGAGGATCCCTTTGACCAGGACGACTGGGCTGCCTGGACCAACTTCACTGGGAGCATGGACATCCAGGTCGTTGGAGACGATCTGACTGTTACCAACCCCAGTCGCATCAGCAAGGCTATGGAATCCTGCAACTGTCTGCTGCTGAAAGTCAATCAGATCGGCACAGTCACCGAGTCGATGAAAGCCTGTAAGATGGCGCAGGAGAGCGGCTGGGGTGTGATGGTCAGCCATCGCTCTGGCGAAACTGAGGACACCTTCATCGCAGATTTGGTGGTCGGCCTTTGCACTGGACAGATCAAGACTGGGGCACCTTGTCGCTCTGAGCGTTTGGCCAAATACAACCAGATTCTTAGAATTGAAGAGGAGTAGGGGGACAAGGCTCAATTCACTGGAAAAAACTTCAGAAAACCATTGTAA
- the LOC133014462 gene encoding cytochrome b5 reductase 4 has product MLNIPTQSFPATSSQQRVSAAGQSGRSKVALKPGHSLMDWVRFAKSGKDLTGLRGRLIEVTQEELKKHNTRNDCWTCIRGMVYNISPYMDYHPGGEEELMKAAGIDATDIFDQVHRWVNYESMLKECLVGRMATKTAIKAIIPPPPLTGLAPPTSLAPPSDKDSRPRYDWFQTDATAHVVIYAKRKIPSSGCTTVDLKAGVLRLEVLLGKMSYMIHFRLTDEVEENVSVHSAFSVGKIQVTLRKRSQGKWTSLGQPLEFHNSFLYKKDRAPYYRDCVLVSKTEVNHNTHVFRLQLPRGTVMHVPVGKHVYLKGLIQDSEVVRPYTPVDENLAAASQRSSQDSDLYLMIKVYPDGVFTQHLNNMHTGDHISTSGPEGTFTARPLRDVTHLYLLAAGTGFTPMARLIQLAQDVDTIRKTKLLFFNRREEDIFWRRDLDDLAANNERFQVEYVLSDPCESWSGRTGRVDETMLQDFLNRPDGSKSYVCVCGPSAFTELTMGLLKQQGFSEAELHPFCG; this is encoded by the exons ATGTTGAACATCCCGACCCAGTCCTTCCCTGCGACCAGCTCCCAGCAGCGGGTCTCAGCCGCCGGGCAGTCCGGGAGGAGCAAG GTGGCCTTGAAGCCTGGTCACAGTCTCATGGACTGGGTCCGGTTCGCCAAGAGTGGTAAAGATCTGACCGGGCTCAGAGGACGTCTGATCGAAGTGACCCAGGAAGagctgaagaaacacaacacgaGAAATGACTGCTGGACCTGCATTCGAG GTATGGTGTACAATATCAGCCCCTACATGGATTACCACCCTGGTGGAGAAGAGGAGCTTATGAAAGCAGCTGGGATTGATGCCACAGACATCTTTGATCAG GTGCATCGTTGGGTGAACTATGAGTCCATGCTGAAAGAGTGCCTGGTGGGCAGGATGGCCACTAAAACTGCAATTAaag ccatcatccctcctccaccactgacTGGACTCGCCCCACCTACATCATTGGCCCCTCCCTCCGACAAAGACTCCCGACCTCG GTACGACTGGTTCCAAACTGACGCGACTGCTCATGTAGTCATTTATGCCAAAAGAAAG ATCCCCAGCTCAGGCTGCACAACTGTTGACCTCAAGGCGGGTGTTCTACGACTGGAAGTACTGCTTGGCAAAATGTCCTACATGATACATTTCC GTCTCACTGATGAAGTTGAGGAAAATGTTTCTG TCCACAGTGCTTTCTCAGTGGGAAAGATCCAGGTCACGTTACGGAAACGGTCTCAAGGCAAATGGACAAGTCTCGGTCAACCACTTGAATTCCACAACTCATTTCTATACAAAAAAGACAGAG CTCCCTACTACCGGgattgtgtgttggtgtctaAGACTGAGGTGAACCACAACACCCATGTGTTCAGACTGCAACTCCCTCGTGGGACTGTCATGCATGTGCCTGTTGGAAAACATGTCTACCTCAAAGGCCTCATTCAAG ACAGCGAGGTGGTGAGGCCGTACACTCCAGTAGATGAGAACCTGGCAGCGGCCTCTCAGCGCTCCTCACAGGACTCAGATCTCTACCTCATGATCAAAGTTTACCCTGATGGAGTGTTCACTCAACACCTCAACAACATGCACACTG GAGACCATATATCCACTAGTGGTCCAGAGGGTACCTTCACTGCCCGCCCCCTCCGTGATGTCACACACCTCTACCTACTAGCAGCAGGCACAGGATTCACCCCGATGGCTCGCCTCATCCAGCTGGCGCAGGACGTCGACACCATCAG AAAAACCAAGCTTCTCTTTTTTAACCGGCGGGAGGAGGACATCTTTTGGCGCCGTGACCTGGATGACCTGGCTGCTAACAATGAGAG GTTTCAGGTTGAGTACGTCCTCTCTGATCCCTGTGAGAGCTGGTCTGGCAGGACGGGTCGAGTTGATGAGACAATGCTTCAGGATTTCCTCAACAGACCTGATGGGTCTAAAagctacgtgtgtgtgtgtggcccctCTGCCTTCACAGAACTCACCATGGG gTTGTTGAAGCAGCAGGGCTTCAGTGAAGCAGAGCTCCACCCATTCTGCGGCTGA